A genomic stretch from Colwellia sp. Arc7-635 includes:
- a CDS encoding ethylbenzene dehydrogenase-related protein — MSDEELEAIEAPNPEYIREVPQLYRDGLARVEAKEAAESAQLKAEHAAEKEKVQAQIEKAVAEATSHMTAVPQAAEKAGTDSGNAKAPVNISNINVDWSKANATDISVFYPGTASIEWILGRNHGGKRAFTKGDRCIECHGKEVADIGKNIASGESEKIEDPALIPGKRGSFDVTISSAHDAENLYLKFSWPETEHTPAPFVDGGKMDPANSMKLAFMLATDDVEYADRAGCWGTCHADVNGMPFVPEKDELLGSDLAKRLDFSNGLTKYITESRTDLELKGRGGKSLGGWDKLKDESEIQAAVDSNKFMDIMRYKAGEGIVEDGYILAERQMHGGQGGEVSATLENGTWTVMVKRKLKSDKAGDVSIEAGTVYNFGFAIHDDYTSGRYHHVSFGYKLALDNAEAEINATKL, encoded by the coding sequence TTGTCTGATGAAGAACTTGAAGCTATTGAAGCGCCAAATCCTGAATATATTCGCGAAGTACCACAACTTTACCGTGACGGTTTAGCACGTGTTGAAGCTAAAGAAGCCGCTGAAAGCGCGCAACTGAAAGCTGAACATGCTGCGGAAAAAGAAAAAGTACAAGCACAAATTGAAAAAGCCGTTGCAGAGGCGACAAGTCATATGACAGCAGTACCGCAAGCTGCAGAAAAAGCAGGTACTGACAGTGGTAATGCTAAAGCACCGGTCAACATTAGCAATATTAATGTCGACTGGAGTAAAGCTAATGCGACTGATATTAGTGTGTTTTACCCTGGTACGGCTTCAATAGAGTGGATACTAGGTCGTAATCATGGCGGTAAACGTGCATTTACCAAAGGTGATCGCTGTATTGAATGTCATGGTAAAGAAGTGGCTGATATCGGTAAGAACATCGCATCTGGTGAAAGTGAAAAAATTGAAGACCCTGCGTTAATTCCAGGTAAACGTGGTAGCTTTGACGTCACTATTAGTTCAGCGCACGATGCTGAAAACCTTTACTTGAAATTTAGCTGGCCAGAAACTGAGCATACACCAGCGCCATTCGTTGATGGCGGTAAAATGGACCCTGCTAACTCAATGAAACTGGCCTTTATGTTAGCCACTGATGATGTTGAGTATGCTGACCGTGCCGGTTGTTGGGGTACATGTCATGCGGATGTTAACGGTATGCCGTTTGTGCCTGAAAAAGATGAATTACTGGGCTCTGATCTAGCAAAACGTTTAGATTTTAGTAACGGTTTAACTAAGTATATCACTGAGTCTCGTACAGACCTTGAGCTTAAAGGCCGCGGTGGTAAATCACTCGGCGGTTGGGATAAGTTAAAAGACGAAAGTGAGATACAAGCTGCGGTAGATTCAAACAAGTTTATGGACATAATGCGCTATAAAGCTGGTGAAGGTATCGTTGAAGACGGTTATATTTTAGCTGAACGTCAAATGCATGGTGGTCAAGGTGGTGAAGTAAGTGCAACGCTTGAAAATGGCACTTGGACTGTGATGGTTAAACGTAAGCTTAAGTCTGACAAAGCGGGTGATGTTAGCATTGAAGCAGGTACCGTATATAACTTCGGTTTTGCTATCCATGATGATTACACTAGCGGTCGTTATCATCATGTTTCATTTGGCTACAAGTTAGCACTGGATAATGCTGAAGCAGAAATTAATGCGACTAAACTATAA
- a CDS encoding plastocyanin/azurin family copper-binding protein, with product MRIFAVLILLFCSLGPVNAKEIVVEIFKKQFTPAQITVEQGDTVIWKNIEKRQYHNVWFKQLVKDEPDYIFPGESYQRTFSELGEFAYECGPHPKMVGAVKVISSQ from the coding sequence ATGCGTATATTTGCAGTGTTGATATTACTATTTTGCTCTTTAGGGCCGGTTAATGCTAAAGAAATTGTTGTTGAAATATTTAAAAAACAATTTACTCCGGCACAAATCACCGTTGAACAGGGCGATACTGTAATCTGGAAAAATATTGAAAAGCGTCAATACCATAATGTGTGGTTTAAGCAGTTGGTCAAAGATGAACCCGATTATATCTTTCCTGGTGAAAGCTATCAGCGAACATTTTCTGAACTAGGTGAGTTTGCCTATGAATGCGGCCCTCATCCTAAAATGGTCGGTGCGGTTAAGGTTATTTCCAGTCAATAG
- a CDS encoding STAS/SEC14 domain-containing protein produces the protein MSTSKHGLSIGIERSDSHIFLSLKAVGNLTHADYELITPMLESALSQVKYPEVDVLFDGTALDGWELRAAWDDFKLGLKHNNEFRKIAIYGNKNWLKMSAKVGTWFISGEIKYFENVTDAINWLREE, from the coding sequence ATGAGTACAAGTAAACACGGATTATCAATTGGTATTGAACGTAGTGATAGCCATATTTTTCTTTCACTAAAAGCTGTTGGAAACTTGACTCATGCTGATTATGAGCTGATCACCCCTATGCTTGAATCTGCGCTGTCGCAGGTTAAGTATCCTGAAGTTGATGTGCTTTTCGATGGCACAGCCCTTGATGGTTGGGAGTTAAGAGCTGCTTGGGACGACTTTAAACTTGGCTTAAAACACAATAATGAATTTAGAAAAATTGCTATTTATGGTAATAAAAACTGGCTAAAAATGAGCGCTAAAGTAGGCACTTGGTTTATCTCCGGCGAAATTAAATATTTTGAAAATGTTACTGATGCGATTAATTGGCTAAGAGAAGAATAG